Genomic segment of Methanobacterium spitsbergense:
TGCAACTATAATGGCCGAGGCAGGTATAAAAAGACTTGGTCTAAATGAACATATAAAAAAAAGGTTTTCAATTGAGTATTTTACTCCTGCTGCAGGGCAGGGCGCAATCGCAGTTGTTGCGAGACATGATAGTGATAAAAGAAACATTTTAAAGAATTTAAACCACTTGACTTCATTCCAGGAAGTAACTGCAGAAAAAAGGGTTCTTCAGGAGTTAGGTGTTGGTTGTCAATGGCCTTTAGGTGTTTCTGCTAATATAAAAGAGAATAAACTCAAACTCTGTGCTGTTCTTCTTACAAAAGAAGGCAAAGTACTTTCAAGAGTGAAGGTGGAAGGTTCTGCAGATGAAGCCAGTAAATTGGGTTTGAAAGCTGCAAAACTTATGATGGAGGATTATATTTGAGTAAGGTTAACGTTGGTGTAGTCGGTGTCGGAGCTATGGGTTACAACCATGTAAGGGTTTATTCTGAACTTGAAAATGCTAATTTAATGGCTGTTTCCGATCTTATGAGGGGAACACTAGCAGAAGTTTCGAAGGAGTTCAACACCGTTGGATTTGTTGATTATGATAACATTTTGAGAATGCCCGAGATAGATGTGGTTAGTGTTTGTGTACCCACAACATATCATTATGATGTAGTTATGAGTGCAATTGAACAAGGAAAACATGTATTAGTTGAAAAACCTATTGCATTCACGTTAGATGAGGCAAAGGACATGGTTAATGCAGCCCATGAGGCAGGAGTTAAGCTTGCAACAGGGCATGTTGAAAGATTCAATCCGGCTGTTGTTGAGGCTAAAAGACTCATGAGGGAAGGTGTGATTGGAGAAGTTGTATCTGCTTCAGCTAAAAGAGTAGGGCCTTTTCCTCCAAGAATTAAAGATGTTGGTGTTGCAATTGATCTCGCTATACACGAAGTAGATATTATGTTCTATCTTTTGGACAGTCCTGCTTCACGTGTGTATGCAAACATGGGTAGTAGACTTGAAAAATGTGAATATGAAGATCATGCAGAAATAATGATGAAGTTTGAAAATGGCGTTGTTGGTATACTTGAAACCAACTGGCTAACACCGTATAAAAAGAGAC
This window contains:
- a CDS encoding Gfo/Idh/MocA family protein, translated to MSKVNVGVVGVGAMGYNHVRVYSELENANLMAVSDLMRGTLAEVSKEFNTVGFVDYDNILRMPEIDVVSVCVPTTYHYDVVMSAIEQGKHVLVEKPIAFTLDEAKDMVNAAHEAGVKLATGHVERFNPAVVEAKRLMREGVIGEVVSASAKRVGPFPPRIKDVGVAIDLAIHEVDIMFYLLDSPASRVYANMGSRLEKCEYEDHAEIMMKFENGVVGILETNWLTPYKKRQLEITGVEGIISLDYIDQTVEVYGKNAQKVKVTHSEPLKDELKSFLSSVTNDEEPKITGEDGIHALKVVLAAMKSAQKLTPVNMNEC